The Silene latifolia isolate original U9 population chromosome Y, ASM4854445v1, whole genome shotgun sequence sequence ggaacatacatcctaccatggtaacgaaggtatccatcattatccaccacacaatccttagcttgcccaagttggatttttgcttgaatggacttgaaagtagcatcttcaggtaggcaagtacggatctcacggtaaaaatCAGGTTATGCACTCAAAGCACTAAGATGATCAAAACCCTTctcaacaaggcttatccctaacttttgaaattctaCGATAAATTCATGAGGTAATTCATGGATAGTGTTCAAAGAGTGAcaagtcttcctactcaaagcatcggccaccacatttgcttttccttcatgataaatcaactcagcatcataatcattcactaactctagccatcttctttgcctcatattcaactttttctgggtaaagatacacttCAAACTTTTATGGTCGGTATAAAttcggcaatgaactccaataaggtaatgtctccatgtcttcaaggcatgcaccaccgcagctaactcaagatcatgagtcggataaTTCACCTCGTGAACTCtcagctgtcgagaggcataagcAATAACCTTTCGATTTTGCATTAAGACACAACCTAAACCATATTTTGAAACATCACAATAAACATCAtagtccacaccatcctcaggtaaggtcaacaccggagcagtagtcaacctagtcttcaatTCCAAGAAAGCATTTTCACATTcatcggtccacacaaacttagactctttcttcaacaattgagtcatcggtctagctatcttagaaaaatctttcacaaatcgacggtaataacccgccaaaccaAGGAAACTTCGAATCTCAGACACATTTTTCGGactcttccaatcaacaacggcttcaattttggcaggatctaccataataCCATCTTTGGATATGACATGTCCAAGAAAAGCTACTTGATGTAACCAAAATTTACATTTAGAGAACTtagcaaaccacttttgacgacgtaGAATGTCTAAGATGATACGAAGGTCTTTGGCATGATCTTTATCATTCTTTGAGAAAATTAAAATATCATCAATGAATACCACAACACATTTATCGAGGTACTCACAAAAGGTACGATTCATTTGATCAATGAAGATAGCAGGAGCATtagtcaatccgaaaggcattactTTAAATTcaaaatgtccatatctcgtgctaaaggcagTTTTAGGAATATCGGATTCACcaactggaatttgatgataacccgatctaagatcaatcttggaaaaagtagaagcaccacgtaATTGGTCAAAGAGATCATCAATTCGTGGAAGAGGATATTTGTTCTTGACTGTCACACgattaagttcacgataatcgaTACAgagtcgcatagatccatcctttttcTTTACAAAGATAACGGGAGAACCCCAAGGAGAAGCACTAGGCCTAATAAAGCCTTTCTCAATCAAGTCATCAAGTTGGATTCTCAACTCTTTCAATTCGGAAGGagccatacgataaggagctttagcaattgGTCCAGTTCCAGGAACTAGATCAATGGAAAATTCAACATctctttcaggaggaattccaGGTAAttcatctggaaaaacatctggataTTCACAAACAACAGGAACATCCTTCAAAGGAGGAAGAGAAGAATCAGAAGTAGTCACTACGCATAGAAATGCTTGATGACCCTTCTTCAAAGGATTCACCATTTTCATGGCTGAGATTAATTTCACACTAGCTTGCTTTCTAACTCCTTGATAAGATACGCGAGTACCCAAAGGACTTTTAAGAATAATTTTTTGATCTCGGCATTcgaatcgagcatgataagtaaataaccaatccatgcccagaataacatcaaattcttcaagtggGAATCGAAAGAGATTAGCCGGAAAAATAGATCCGGATATTGATATAGGAACATTGGAATAGATATTAGAACAAGAAAAGATGTCACCGGAAGGTAAAGATATATCAGTGCTTTCACCAAGTGAAGATTCAAGAGGTAATTTGTCGGAGTGTTTCATCGATATAAATGACAAAGAAGCACCGGTATCGAATAAAACTAAACAAGGAACTTCAAATATTAAGAACGTACCAGTGACTATATCTGGGTGTGCCTCAGCCTCAGCACGGCTCATCAAGAAAATACGACCTCTCGGTCTCTCAGGAATAGCAGGTGTAGTAGCAACAACAGTCTTCTTCGCAGGACATACATTAGCCTTATGTCCAGGCTTGTTGCAGAAGAAACATATAATAGGCCTATCCCTATCAAAGCAACCGACTCCAGGATGTGCTGGCTTCATACATTGGTAGCATACACGATCCTTAAGACCTTTGTTGTTGCTAGGAGATAGATTACGAGCACCTTGATTTGCTTGACCACTCGGAACAAACCTTCTCTTGTTAGGATAAGATGGGGTAGAAGGAGAAACATAAGGCCTAGAAGGAACAACGTAAGGCCTAGAAGTAGGATAGAATGGCCTCTTGCCAAGAGAAGTACTAGTAGTACTAGTAGTACGAGCCTCTTCATCGATAGCCCGTAAAGTACTCTCAGCCCATAAGGCATCATCATAGATCGAGACAAAGGATGTAGAATCTCTACGACTCATACTCTTAAGCTTTGGAGtaagcttttcaagataaaagaaagctTTTTCGTCTTCATTTTTGACAAGTCTTGTGGCATAGTGAGAAAGTTCATTGAATTTATCGGTAAAGGCTTGAACAGAAAGATTTCCCTGCTTCAATTCCATGAACTCTTTAAGTCTttgttgtttcagctcttttggaTAGAATCTAGGCTCAAGAATAGAAGTAGGACCAGTCATAGACCACCATCTATCCGCTTCTTTCACAAGAAAATGAGAATCCAATTTCACCTTGTCTCCTTCACGAACTTCATACAAGGCAAAACTCTTCTCCAATTCACGGAACCATCCAGTGAGTGCCACTGGATCTACTTCACCACCATACGTCTTAGTATTGTTTCGAGTTAATTGATTTGCCGCCCAAGTATAAGTGCCAGGGGCACCTTCTGGAGGCGGGGAAGGAAGAGGAGCAGGAACAGGCTGATTTTGTTGATTCTGAAGAATCTGAGTGAGAGCTTGTAGGATTGCATTATCTACAGCTTTTCTTGGAGGAGCCATCTTGAAAAAGAAGGCATTGGCTTATTTAATAAAGGCTTActtaacaaatagcaatcacaaagagactacaacataagatcctaaatctacccatcctacccgtctctcaagtttattattttaaggtcaagttatttatagtagggtgcacaaacgtgcgtcgggagcaaataagctctgataccaactgtgacaccctcaaaaAAACGCGGAAAAAAAATTTAAACACgtaatttctaaataaaaactgcatggatatgtttgtaataggttcattatagtaaaaacctgtaatttttaaaatctgaacctgttataaagatatccaattggaaggtgtcaaaacatgcaaggtttaaacaaacttatttACATAACCACCGCTAAAAATAGCGGAATAcaaaatgatacaaaccaaatgtACAGAGGGAGACATGTGTCCCTAAAAAGTGTGACATACGTGTCACACAAAATGGgaaccaatctaggttccaaggtttctttgctcgctagctcgtccgtgtaccccatataagcatcacctacctgtcaatcgcattttatacaaacacgaaagccacagtcagtggggagtaactccgagtcctcccagccacgaaatgtcaagtTAATATAACATGAAACCATATAAATATGAGCAAATATAATACATAGCCCATATAAAGGCTAAACAATCAAGCTTTTCATGAAAAACTTTCAATATAAACAAcatatagtcctagcatgtgaatactagaccaactcaagctacactatcatgtgagtcaaataacacccgggaatccaaactctatcaaccatagccggcttgcatctcaccttctatgattcatagaatcatcaaacaagaaagggaaatatatctagagacaggcataagttcctagtacagtcaatagtcactttgtaactcgagtctataccacgaggtagggaagctagtattttggctcagaggttacatttaaaacatggccaagatacgactcaaccctaatcctagactgcgcagacctagagaaatacggataaaaccaccgcacccaagactcatgataaaaccacatgagtaccctaaggagtccaccaaagggttggctagtacttaagctgaccaactactcacaaaataggcagaaaggtcatgccccagcttggatataaacccaccaagccaggaacacaaaggctattaagccgtgaacatacactcgtcaaagactatattgacctatctatgacaataaCTGAAAATACTCATTTAAGACCTCGTCCCAAGTGAATACTTTAGCCAACTTAACAATAAAAAGGGCAAAAAGTCCAAACTTGTAAATATAAATGATCACAAGCTAGCATATGGAAGGCTATACAAGAATATAATCCAATGACATTCCAACAATACAATCTAATTTGGCCAAGGTACCAAGTTtccaaaatatgaattataaatgTCAAGGCATTAATATATAACATCCAATTACAACCAAAGTCATCCACTGTTATCTAAACTTACCGCAAAGACAAATCCCCGACCCAAGTCCCGACGacggtcattggtcaaatcgggtgaccggtttaaacctaatttgaccaaactcattcggtcatattggcccagctcagagtcttggttCATTTTGACTCAAATCACATAATTCAACATAATACAAATCATGTGAAAATTATCAACATAAGGGAAAATTATTCTAATTTATAAACTAACCCATTTCCAACAATTTCTCCTACTAATAAAAATTACTAATACGCCAAAATGTAAGCATTGTTCAAATGTACAAATGACAACTACAAAACATCAAACAAAAGCTCAAACATACAATCCGAACAACGGCCAAACCCGGCCACACACACGGCTACACACACACGGTCACACCCACACCACATACACAAACCACACACGGCACGCACATGGCATGTGGGGCCTGCTCACGGCCTGATTTGGGGCTGTTTTGGGCTGTTTTGGGCAGCCCTACGGTCTCCTTCCTTCTCCATCCAAAACCCGTCTCAACAATGTTACAAAACCATTCCAACGACACACAACCATTAACAATTCAATTCAACACTACCAACCTATGAATTATACCTCCTAATAATCATACTTTAACAAATATATTCCTATAAAATAAATTTAACATATTAACTACCACATaaacatccaacacacaaaaaaatgtgacatatatcgccgagtaactcggaatagttaccttaagctagaaaaaggcaaaataacccttgagaaaaccctaaaaacagtagctatccatcatcctctactatataggagtcccctatatcatcctcataatcttcacttattaaaaacaacaaaaacacaataataattattaaaaccgaaattatgcccaaaatcatcttaaatcgacataatgaaaactgaaattaaaacatactaggatgtagatcttgaagagaggattccgaaactataaattttgcgaaaatcggactagaaacgaagaagttatgatgaaattacgattgtaagtttatttgattttttttttttttgatcttCGGAAGAACGCAGAACAAAGATCAAGACGTGATGAAGAATCATAATGAGACAgcagctagcttgctagctattaattatacgtacgtttcttcatcgttaagtaatttcgctagtTCCTAAAATCGTCTCGAGTTAAATTAAACCGGTTTTAGTACAATTTTCaagaataaaacaaaataaataagaaataaattttaacgaataaaaataaaataaactcagctagttaacagAAATAATAAGAAATTGGCCCGAAACgaaattattagcgattttttatcgaaataaccttttattaaagaaaaggttcaaatatagtttaaattacttttaaacatttccaaactatcaaaaataattatattacttcaaaataaaataaaattatattttatcgaattattattatttcaaataaattaatattaaattaaagttgatttaaaatattacttttaaaatataataacggtccaaaattacggggtgttacaaaaactcgaacgacaaatgcgattatcacatatgaatagtcaatacctgattactatttcatgttctataatctaatttgatcttttatgtagttattcatctcaatttaattgaaatgacatgactcatcatgttaagcctatgagaaggctttggtcagtaggttttatcaacttcttgcaccttactcaacctcactacatactcgttttcctttgtaatgtatacatttacattacaaaactttctgagtacgtgtcgatatccaatcaagacataggtcctctagcctaagaatagctcccatctaacaccccgtaatttcggaccgttattttattgcgaaagtaatttattaatcaagtagaatttaatattaatgtatttgaagtaataataattcaatgaaatataattctaatatattttgaagaaaagtatttattttgataatttcgaaatgtttaaaaatagtttaaaccatgtaaaaacattttatttcgaaataagggcatatcggggaaaatggcgattcttgtgaaaattgggcaaacgattttggaaatgggtcatatgagtactcaatcttcttgtaatctcgtgtttaagaattttggcaatgtcggaatttgcatttgacgaacggttctaattatcatcgaaacgagccaaaaccgactaatgaaattccgccaaatccTCTTCCTTTTCCCCCTTCTCACGGCACACCACTACTCCCACCTtccctttgtttttttttcttttccatctTCTTTTCCATCTTCATCTCCCTTGAATGTTCTAAACTATTCTATCTAAAAACACCATTTCTATATCAAAACCTAAGCTTTTCTAAGCTAATTTTCATCGTAATTTACtcgtttctactccaaatttcataaggattacatatttggaatcctctcttcatttccaacatcctagtatgtattaaattcatttgccctaaatttattttgtccaccatttttagggttttgattattagtgcttataattgtgtttttactGTTTATTTgggtgaagatttagaagacgagtttggagactcgtatatagttgaagatagtggctagcttgcacattagggtttggtgttcaaggtgctagttgctcattttgttgctaaaggtaacatatttcgagttactc is a genomic window containing:
- the LOC141628338 gene encoding uncharacterized protein LOC141628338, translating into MAPPRKAVDNAILQALTQILQNQQNQPVPAPLPSPPPEGAPGTYTWAANQLTRNNTKTYGGEVDPVALTGWFRELEKSFALYEVREGDKVKLDSHFLVKEADRWWSMTGPTSILEPRFYPKELKQQRLKEFMELKQGNLSVQAFTDKFNELSHYATRLVKNEDEKAFFYLEKLTPKLKSMSRRDSTSFVSIYDDALWAESTLRAIDEEARTTSTTSTSLGKRPFYPTSRPYVVPSRPYVSPSTPSYPNKRRFVPSGQANQGARNLSPSNNKGLKDRVCYQCMKPAHPGVGCFDRDRPIICFFCNKPGHKANVCPAKKTVVATTPAIPERPRGRIFLMSRAEAEAHPDIVTGTFLIFEVPCLVLFDTGASLSFISMKHSDKLPLESSLGESTDISLPSGDIFSCSNIYSNVPISISGSIFPANLFRFPLEEFDDVPVVCEYPDVFPDELPGIPPERDVEFSIDLVPGTGPIAKAPYRMAPSELKELRIQLDDLIEKGFIRPSASPWGSPVIFVKKKDGSMRLCIDYRELNRVTVKNKYPLPRIDDLFDQLRVGESDIPKTAFSTRYGHFEFKVMPFGLTNAPAIFIDQMNRTFCEYLDKCVVVFIDDILIFSKNDKDHAKDLRIILDILRRQKWLCLNAKSKGYCLCLSTAESSRGELSDS